From Planctomycetota bacterium, a single genomic window includes:
- a CDS encoding nucleotidyltransferase domain-containing protein, producing MASEMDARIREAAQALKAAGAREVYLFGSILKATAGEGSDVDLAVSGLPPEVFFKAMGAARRILRRPLDLVDLDEENPFTRYLRDEGELQRVG from the coding sequence ATGGCCAGTGAGATGGACGCGCGAATCCGGGAGGCCGCGCAGGCACTCAAAGCTGCCGGGGCGCGTGAAGTGTATCTGTTCGGCTCGATTCTCAAGGCCACCGCGGGCGAGGGCTCGGATGTTGACCTCGCAGTGAGCGGTCTGCCGCCCGAGGTGTTTTTCAAGGCGATGGGGGCCGCGCGCCGCATCCTTCGCCGCCCCCTCGACCTCGTGGATCTCGACGAGGAGAACCCGTTCACCCGCTACCTCAGGGACGAAGGGGAGCTACAGCGTGTGGGATAG
- a CDS encoding TIM barrel protein: protein MGIAVSRREFLAASAAGVGLAAAAGRAAEAPAFKTKLHKAVIHGYPTEASLKPIKDAGFEGIECGDWNKSPDEAAKAREAAEKVGLRIHSVMRAWVNFNNPASVEGDIKSVETALRAAQGYGADAILLVPCRIGGAAPQAWEFDIRFDEKTGHITQVVAGDNEKYKAYIEAHNKASDDSIAALKKLIPVAEQTKVVIALENVWNNLWVKPAIFKWFVASFQSPWIGAYFDIGNHVKYAPPEEWLRALGPLTVKLHAKDFKLNPDGKGGNWANIGEGSVNWPAVRAEVEKIGKDLWLTNESGGFSLAEFSRRFDLINQGKDPGERDK, encoded by the coding sequence ATGGGTATCGCTGTGAGCCGCCGCGAGTTCCTTGCCGCCTCCGCCGCGGGTGTGGGGCTGGCTGCCGCAGCCGGCCGGGCCGCCGAGGCGCCGGCCTTCAAGACGAAGCTCCACAAGGCCGTGATCCACGGCTATCCCACCGAGGCGTCGCTCAAGCCCATCAAGGATGCCGGCTTCGAGGGCATCGAGTGCGGCGACTGGAACAAGTCGCCCGACGAGGCGGCGAAGGCCCGCGAGGCGGCCGAGAAGGTCGGCCTGCGCATCCACTCCGTGATGCGCGCGTGGGTGAACTTCAACAACCCCGCGAGCGTAGAGGGCGACATCAAGAGCGTGGAGACGGCGCTCAGGGCCGCTCAAGGCTACGGCGCCGACGCCATCCTGCTCGTGCCCTGCCGCATCGGGGGCGCCGCCCCGCAGGCCTGGGAGTTCGACATCCGGTTCGACGAGAAGACCGGCCACATCACCCAGGTGGTCGCGGGCGACAACGAAAAGTACAAGGCCTATATCGAGGCGCACAACAAGGCGTCCGACGACTCGATTGCGGCGCTCAAGAAGCTCATCCCCGTGGCCGAGCAGACCAAGGTCGTCATTGCCCTCGAGAACGTGTGGAACAACCTGTGGGTCAAGCCGGCCATCTTCAAGTGGTTCGTGGCCTCGTTCCAGAGCCCGTGGATCGGCGCCTACTTCGACATCGGGAACCACGTGAAGTACGCCCCGCCCGAGGAGTGGCTGCGCGCGCTGGGGCCGCTCACGGTGAAGCTGCACGCCAAGGACTTCAAGCTGAACCCCGACGGCAAGGGCGGCAACTGGGCCAACATCGGCGAAGGCAGCGTCAACTGGCCGGCCGTCCGCGCCGAGGTCGAGAAGATCGGCAAGGACCTCTGGCTCACCAACGAGAGCGGCGG
- a CDS encoding DUF1189 family protein, whose translation MPEPFPNHLISIPNSVVSFKHYFLVHDQRFGRTAIYLGILAVLVTALSLGLGILGYAREAPKIEARQAKGIEEKLAAVTFQGGRAASQAAQPMVLYEDYETLGGRAERTEEGKAPETRKARTLLVVLDTTGKITTPEALAAFAGCPEPKRIILLGPKSILSAEPQTPQQEQAPKPEPYTKEKLEELRKLLEEKGAKLPEITLDEVGTAKFTLEAGKVHLIVYTPDLMVLVDTTDKGLSPLQARWVLAQERPETQTPEFLALITATEAVLKAHYEKAPRMLDFQALGDLTAVSVSRWIAASARRARHDLILQVLPSNAVKMLFYLAFEVLVVALICSAAGLLVSGVLRAGIPYSQILTMAVYAMTPARLLLPIFVALAGLQDDWVAALPFVVGAGYTAMAVYRTARELGGTGPFVAPAPKL comes from the coding sequence ATGCCTGAGCCGTTCCCGAATCACCTCATCAGCATCCCCAACAGCGTGGTGAGCTTCAAGCACTACTTCCTGGTGCACGATCAGCGCTTCGGCCGCACGGCCATCTACCTGGGCATCCTGGCCGTACTCGTGACGGCGCTGAGCCTGGGCCTGGGCATCCTGGGCTACGCCCGCGAGGCGCCCAAGATCGAGGCCCGCCAGGCCAAGGGCATCGAGGAGAAGCTGGCGGCCGTGACGTTCCAAGGCGGCAGGGCCGCCTCGCAGGCCGCCCAGCCGATGGTTCTGTACGAAGACTATGAGACTCTCGGCGGCCGGGCCGAGCGCACCGAGGAGGGCAAGGCACCCGAGACCCGCAAGGCGCGCACCTTGCTCGTCGTGCTCGACACCACGGGCAAGATCACCACGCCCGAAGCCCTGGCGGCCTTTGCCGGCTGCCCCGAGCCGAAGCGGATCATCCTCCTCGGCCCGAAGTCGATCCTCTCCGCCGAGCCCCAGACCCCGCAGCAGGAGCAGGCGCCCAAGCCAGAGCCCTATACCAAGGAGAAGCTCGAGGAGCTGCGCAAGCTCCTCGAGGAAAAGGGCGCCAAGCTGCCCGAGATCACCCTCGATGAGGTCGGCACCGCGAAGTTCACCCTCGAGGCCGGCAAGGTCCACCTCATCGTGTACACGCCCGACCTGATGGTGCTGGTCGACACGACGGACAAGGGCCTCTCGCCCCTCCAGGCCCGCTGGGTGCTGGCCCAGGAGCGGCCCGAGACGCAGACGCCGGAGTTCCTCGCCCTCATCACTGCCACGGAGGCCGTGCTCAAGGCGCACTATGAGAAGGCCCCCAGGATGCTCGACTTCCAGGCCCTTGGCGACCTGACGGCAGTCTCGGTGAGCCGCTGGATCGCCGCCTCCGCGCGTCGGGCACGCCATGACCTCATCCTTCAGGTGCTGCCGTCCAACGCCGTCAAGATGCTCTTCTACCTGGCCTTCGAGGTGCTGGTGGTGGCTCTCATCTGCTCGGCCGCGGGCCTTCTCGTGAGCGGCGTGCTGCGCGCCGGCATCCCCTACAGCCAGATCCTCACCATGGCCGTCTACGCCATGACCCCGGCGCGGCTTCTCCTGCCGATCTTCGTGGCGCTGGCGGGCCTCCAGGACGATTGGGTGGCGGCCCTGCCCTTCGTTGTCGGCGCCGGCTACACGGCCATGGCCGTGTACCGCACTGCCCGCGAACTGGGCGGCACGGGCCCCTTCGTTGCCCCTGCCCCGAAGCTGTAA